The following proteins are encoded in a genomic region of Aerococcaceae bacterium DSM 111021:
- a CDS encoding helix-turn-helix transcriptional regulator yields the protein MNYKENAILLKSISHPVRLSLVKLLSDCEEMCVSGIQNTLNLPQTTVSQQLMKLKQVNAVSTRRDGTKIYYKLIDHRIKKIVEIL from the coding sequence ATGAATTATAAAGAAAATGCTATTTTACTAAAATCTATCAGTCATCCTGTTAGACTTTCCCTTGTGAAATTACTTTCGGATTGTGAAGAGATGTGTGTAAGTGGAATTCAAAATACATTGAACTTACCTCAAACAACCGTTTCACAACAGCTGATGAAACTAAAACAAGTTAATGCTGTATCAACTCGCCGTGATGGTACGAAGATATACTATAAACTTATTGATCATCGAATCAAAAAAATTGTTGAGATATTATAA
- a CDS encoding DegV family protein has protein sequence MTKFIITTESGSDLPQDIADRYNIHIIPMHVTMGDKTRPDGSFPVEEVFDFYDKTGTLPKTAGTTPDDNANAFRQIRDANPDAQIIHIAYSAVTTVSFNAARIAAEEFDNIHLVDSKNVSIGQTAILKATAEYIENNPDTTPEDIIAFVENIRERTRFIFLPQTLLYLKAGGRVSNLAFHGATLLNIHPTIVLDNGYLVSGKKYRGNFDRCIKKTITDFFNNYNIDPSTVLIGGSPGVDAEHKELAYDLLKNHGATTNRWHETGAVISSHGGPGAIGLVGIEKE, from the coding sequence ATGACAAAATTTATCATTACAACTGAAAGTGGTTCAGATCTACCCCAAGATATTGCTGACCGCTATAATATACACATTATTCCAATGCACGTAACCATGGGGGATAAGACGCGCCCTGATGGTAGCTTTCCAGTCGAAGAAGTCTTTGATTTCTATGATAAGACGGGCACTTTACCAAAAACAGCTGGCACAACGCCCGATGATAATGCGAATGCCTTTCGTCAAATTAGGGACGCAAACCCAGATGCACAGATTATTCATATTGCTTACTCTGCAGTAACAACTGTTTCTTTCAATGCCGCAAGAATTGCAGCGGAAGAATTTGATAACATTCATCTTGTCGATAGTAAGAATGTGTCAATTGGACAAACTGCTATTTTGAAAGCAACGGCCGAATATATTGAAAACAACCCAGATACAACTCCTGAAGATATTATTGCTTTTGTTGAAAATATCCGTGAACGTACACGCTTTATCTTTCTGCCTCAGACGCTTCTATACCTTAAAGCAGGTGGACGTGTATCTAACTTAGCTTTTCATGGCGCTACCTTATTGAATATCCATCCAACGATTGTTTTGGATAATGGTTACTTAGTTTCAGGGAAGAAATACCGTGGAAACTTTGACCGCTGTATTAAGAAAACGATCACTGACTTCTTTAATAACTACAACATTGATCCGTCCACTGTTCTAATCGGTGGTTCACCCGGTGTTGATGCTGAACACAAAGAATTGGCTTATGATCTATTAAAGAATCATGGAGCAACAACGAATCGATGGCATGAAACAGGTGCTGTTATCTCCAGTCATGGTGGCCCTGGTGCAATTGGACTAGTAGGCATTGAAAAAGAATGA
- a CDS encoding MBOAT family protein, with the protein MAFSSIEFLFYFLPLSIVLYHLFFFSRAMQNILLVLLGFVFYAWGEPYYVLLFIVTIVFNYVCGLLISALQKHQRLRKMAATLGVVVNVSILVWMKYIPFLSGSLNTATSGLTPVVHWALPIGISFYIFSGISYLVDVYKGEAPVEKNILNLALFFNFFPKMNQGPIMRYVDFKPQVTTRGVNVVKFSDGATRFITGLSKKVLIANQMGIVTDRIFALNQMDTMSLTLAWLGIIAYTLQIYYDFSGYSDMAIGVAQLFGFELPENFNYPYISQSISEFWRRWHMTLAEWFKHYVYFPLGGSRVRNQDILIRNMSVVWLVTGLWHGANWTFLIWGLWNFIFIAFERIIEFDELKLSRRMRHIYAMFVVMIGWVIFRSGSLMEAGSYLMSMFNFITQPIVNDYVWMFLREYGIFYLVGIIFTMPIAHRVNDWFVNGITIRQRFSSHGGISNHRLSESVQFKTLINILYPAVMFILLLVSVSYLVKGTYNSFIYFQF; encoded by the coding sequence ATGGCATTTTCAAGTATTGAGTTTTTATTTTATTTTTTGCCGTTAAGTATCGTTTTATATCACCTTTTCTTTTTCTCTCGAGCAATGCAAAATATCCTTCTCGTTCTATTAGGCTTTGTCTTTTATGCTTGGGGCGAGCCGTATTATGTGCTGCTTTTTATTGTGACCATTGTCTTTAATTATGTATGCGGCTTGTTGATTTCAGCCTTGCAAAAGCATCAACGGCTTAGAAAAATGGCCGCAACCCTTGGTGTTGTCGTAAATGTGTCTATATTAGTATGGATGAAGTATATCCCGTTTCTCTCTGGGAGTTTAAATACTGCGACGAGTGGCTTAACGCCGGTGGTCCATTGGGCTTTGCCGATTGGTATTTCGTTTTATATCTTTTCTGGGATTTCATATCTCGTGGATGTGTATAAAGGGGAAGCTCCAGTTGAGAAAAATATATTGAATTTAGCCCTTTTCTTTAATTTCTTTCCTAAGATGAATCAGGGACCTATTATGCGTTATGTTGATTTTAAACCACAAGTGACTACACGCGGGGTGAATGTTGTAAAGTTTTCGGATGGTGCAACGCGCTTTATTACGGGTTTAAGTAAAAAGGTGCTGATCGCTAACCAAATGGGAATTGTGACAGATCGAATCTTTGCATTGAACCAGATGGATACGATGTCACTGACATTAGCGTGGCTAGGTATCATTGCTTATACTTTACAAATTTACTATGATTTTTCTGGTTATTCTGATATGGCGATTGGAGTGGCTCAGTTGTTTGGTTTTGAGTTGCCGGAAAACTTTAATTACCCTTATATATCACAATCAATCTCAGAGTTTTGGCGCCGTTGGCATATGACTTTGGCGGAGTGGTTTAAGCACTATGTCTATTTCCCGCTTGGCGGGTCGCGGGTGAGAAATCAAGATATTTTAATTCGAAATATGAGTGTTGTTTGGTTGGTAACAGGCTTGTGGCATGGTGCTAACTGGACCTTCTTAATTTGGGGGTTATGGAATTTTATATTTATTGCGTTTGAGAGAATCATCGAATTCGATGAATTGAAGTTGAGTCGGCGAATGAGACATATTTATGCCATGTTTGTTGTTATGATTGGCTGGGTGATTTTCCGCTCAGGTTCTTTAATGGAAGCTGGAAGTTATTTGATGAGTATGTTTAATTTTATTACGCAACCAATCGTCAATGATTATGTGTGGATGTTTTTACGGGAGTATGGCATTTTTTATCTTGTTGGCATCATCTTTACGATGCCGATTGCCCACCGTGTCAATGATTGGTTTGTTAATGGAATCACTATTCGCCAACGTTTTTCGTCTCACGGTGGTATCTCAAATCATCGATTAAGTGAGTCCGTTCAATTCAAGACTTTGATTAATATTCTGTATCCAGCCGTCATGTTCATTCTTCTCC
- a CDS encoding diguanylate cyclase encodes MVKSLLANIGIILLNVYFVWKLGIGFTESKRFTFKQVIQFITLESLMGISLIVNSFPVLETRFDFRSILFAFSMKYLGPKVTLPTIMIVALSRFFFQGALSSSLNMVVSVIFVLTIVPIFEWSKKHFKGRGQLLTIGYYFMFLTLPIIFYTVGGVRHSVILYSIVIAIGTLLMLIVNGVMRDLERLSNLSVIDGLTNLYNSRKLHQDLEQLSKHRRRYSLVVLDIDNFKQYNDYYGHLIGDKVILEVSKRLEKISENDSRFYRYGGEEFVTIIETEDDGKEAYKIATQVQKEVQAIQIILENGEKLTATVSIGIAYQWHEEPLLSTFDRADQALYVAKLNGKDQIIIG; translated from the coding sequence ATGGTTAAGAGTTTACTTGCGAACATTGGAATTATTTTACTGAATGTTTATTTTGTTTGGAAACTGGGGATTGGGTTCACCGAATCCAAGCGATTTACATTTAAGCAAGTGATTCAATTTATTACTTTAGAATCCTTGATGGGGATTAGCTTGATTGTCAATTCATTTCCGGTTCTAGAAACACGCTTTGATTTTCGATCCATTTTATTTGCGTTTTCTATGAAGTATCTTGGTCCTAAAGTAACGCTGCCGACTATTATGATTGTAGCTTTATCCCGTTTTTTCTTTCAAGGAGCGCTAAGTTCTTCATTGAACATGGTGGTTTCAGTAATTTTTGTTCTAACAATTGTTCCAATATTTGAATGGTCGAAAAAACACTTCAAAGGTAGAGGCCAGTTATTGACGATAGGGTACTATTTTATGTTTCTTACTTTGCCTATCATTTTTTATACTGTGGGAGGGGTAAGACATTCTGTTATTTTGTATTCGATTGTTATTGCCATTGGGACGTTACTCATGTTAATCGTCAATGGGGTGATGCGTGATTTAGAACGCTTGTCTAATCTTTCCGTCATTGATGGGTTAACGAACTTATATAATTCTAGGAAGCTACATCAAGACTTGGAACAATTATCTAAACATCGCCGCCGTTACTCTTTAGTTGTTTTAGATATTGATAACTTCAAGCAGTACAATGATTATTATGGGCATTTAATTGGGGATAAAGTCATCCTTGAAGTCAGTAAGAGGTTGGAGAAAATCTCAGAGAATGACTCTCGATTTTATCGCTATGGTGGGGAAGAGTTCGTCACAATTATTGAAACCGAAGATGATGGAAAAGAAGCGTATAAAATCGCCACGCAGGTGCAAAAAGAAGTTCAAGCCATACAGATTATTCTTGAAAACGGTGAAAAGTTGACCGCCACAGTTTCTATAGGCATAGCATATCAATGGCATGAAGAGCCTTTATTATCAACATTCGATCGAGCGGATCAAGCGCTCTATGTTGCGAAATTAAATGGAAAAGATCAAATTATTATTGGATAA
- a CDS encoding glycosyltransferase: MNSKRRLLVALTIMSSTVYIIWRTVRTLPFEYGWLSIVCGLILLAVEGMGFFEMIVHFHQLSDPLELEEVPEIESEEYPHVDIFISTYNEPAELLFKTINGCLNMEYPDKSKVHIYLCDDGNREEMGVLARELGVTHLVRDTHRHAKAGNLNHAMSVTNSPYIVTFDADMIPRRHFLLHTIPYFVRDESIGFIQTPQTFYNPDLFQYNLYSEKRTPSEQDYFYRDVQVMRNRSNSVIYGGTNTILSRKALEDAGGFFVGVITEDFATGMMIQSKGYQCYAIDEALAVGMAPEDLKSLINQRRRWARGCIQTGRKVNLFKVEGLNLAQKVSYFTSITYWLGPIKQLSYVAAPLLYALMNVIVVRTSFIEVLIFWLPMYLFNNYTLKKLSDNIRNTRLTNIYDMILFPVLLPAVILEMFGVTQTQFKVTRKDSGQKLEGDDWGYKFKVALPHLIFALLSVLGILVSVRQTFVTETPAYIIIIFWLCVNLYNLTMSIFFMTGRKAHRQHERFLAEIDCVIRFNQRIIRTTTYDISEGGLSVQLPFPEWLPPNEVIDIELITPYYYAKFTGTLANVFQTNVEGRDVWRYGLIITPKTLDDKQEFLQIIYDREHSLPKYMVDNYSSTQDWITNLQSRLSKKTMFSRKLPRVSLHQLVRTDQGYYVTLRDFNYQFITIWFDSNQEPPNHLVLHEGGFDIECERVESLATRDSIAYEVTNYEKLVSHELFRTLLASWIRFYEENREESFELESEVKDYIEHSYL; this comes from the coding sequence ATGAATTCAAAACGTAGATTATTGGTTGCGCTTACGATAATGTCTTCCACCGTGTATATTATTTGGCGAACTGTTCGAACGTTACCGTTTGAATATGGCTGGCTTTCGATCGTGTGTGGTTTAATATTACTGGCTGTCGAAGGTATGGGCTTTTTTGAAATGATCGTCCATTTCCACCAATTGTCTGATCCTTTAGAACTAGAAGAAGTACCTGAGATTGAATCGGAAGAGTATCCTCACGTCGATATTTTTATCTCAACTTATAATGAGCCGGCTGAGTTATTATTTAAGACGATTAATGGGTGCTTGAATATGGAGTATCCTGATAAGAGTAAGGTCCATATCTATTTATGTGATGATGGAAATCGTGAAGAGATGGGTGTATTGGCCCGGGAATTGGGTGTGACCCATTTAGTTCGTGATACGCATCGCCATGCCAAGGCAGGGAATTTGAATCATGCGATGAGCGTAACAAATTCGCCTTATATTGTCACTTTTGATGCCGATATGATTCCTAGAAGACACTTTTTACTCCATACTATTCCGTATTTTGTTCGGGATGAGTCGATCGGATTTATCCAAACGCCTCAAACTTTTTATAATCCAGATTTGTTCCAATACAATCTTTATTCTGAGAAACGGACACCGAGTGAACAAGATTATTTCTACCGTGATGTTCAAGTCATGCGAAATCGCAGTAATTCTGTGATTTATGGTGGGACGAATACCATTCTTTCTCGTAAAGCATTAGAGGATGCTGGCGGTTTTTTTGTTGGGGTTATCACTGAGGATTTTGCTACTGGAATGATGATTCAAAGTAAAGGGTATCAATGTTACGCCATTGATGAAGCGTTAGCTGTTGGAATGGCTCCAGAAGATTTAAAGAGTTTAATCAACCAAAGGCGTCGTTGGGCGCGTGGGTGTATCCAAACCGGTCGGAAAGTCAATTTATTCAAGGTTGAAGGATTAAATCTGGCACAAAAAGTGAGTTATTTTACATCGATTACCTATTGGTTGGGGCCTATTAAGCAGTTATCGTATGTGGCTGCTCCATTGTTGTATGCTTTGATGAATGTCATTGTCGTGCGAACATCATTCATTGAAGTATTGATTTTTTGGTTACCGATGTATTTATTCAATAACTATACGTTAAAGAAATTATCTGACAACATTCGTAACACACGTTTGACGAATATTTATGACATGATTCTTTTTCCAGTCTTATTACCCGCAGTCATTCTTGAGATGTTTGGAGTCACTCAAACACAGTTTAAAGTGACTCGTAAAGATAGTGGACAGAAATTAGAGGGAGATGATTGGGGATACAAATTCAAAGTTGCCTTACCGCATTTAATTTTTGCACTGTTGAGTGTTTTAGGTATTTTAGTGAGTGTCAGACAGACATTTGTGACTGAAACACCTGCTTATATTATTATTATATTCTGGCTATGTGTGAATTTATATAATTTGACGATGTCAATTTTCTTTATGACGGGTCGTAAAGCCCATCGTCAACATGAACGATTCTTGGCAGAGATAGATTGTGTCATTCGATTCAATCAACGGATTATTAGAACAACGACTTATGATATTTCTGAAGGTGGTTTATCTGTACAATTACCGTTTCCTGAATGGTTACCGCCAAATGAGGTAATCGATATTGAGTTAATTACACCATATTACTATGCTAAATTTACTGGGACGCTTGCGAATGTATTCCAGACGAATGTAGAAGGTCGAGATGTGTGGCGTTATGGTTTAATCATTACGCCTAAAACCTTAGACGACAAGCAAGAATTCTTACAAATTATCTATGATCGTGAACATTCACTACCTAAATATATGGTGGACAATTATAGTAGCACGCAAGATTGGATAACCAACTTACAGTCACGATTAAGTAAAAAAACGATGTTTAGCCGGAAATTACCTCGGGTAAGTTTACATCAGCTCGTTCGAACTGATCAAGGTTATTATGTGACGTTGCGTGACTTTAATTACCAATTCATTACGATTTGGTTTGATAGCAATCAAGAGCCACCAAACCATTTGGTTCTTCATGAAGGTGGGTTTGATATTGAATGCGAGCGAGTTGAAAGTTTAGCGACACGTGATTCAATTGCATATGAAGTGACCAATTATGAAAAATTGGTTAGTCATGAACTGTTCCGAACGTTACTGGCGTCTTGGATTCGCTTCTATGAAGAGAACCGAGAAGAGAGTTTTGAGTTGGAATCAGAAGTAAAAGACTATATTGAGCACTCTTATTTATAG
- a CDS encoding EAL domain-containing protein: protein MENRTQPLKNELYLVFQPIMHIISDDKQEMSEFEVLLRSKKTHRYPMDMMDEFILFEEKNKELLDWYEEELIYFCQKYPTYTFNFNIHPQQFFHQSTWNFLIRLKKFSKQINIELTEKPIVTEASQTSIQYYMERYTSQIRSLGYKICFDDIGSGQNTLELISRNIEAITCLKFSLQAFKQTDMKILRQFLIAWQQLACKYHIRLVVEGIEDREVSKELFNQGIHWQQGYYWAKAVDL from the coding sequence TTGGAAAATCGAACCCAGCCGTTAAAGAATGAGTTATACCTTGTATTTCAGCCGATTATGCATATTATATCTGATGATAAACAAGAAATGTCTGAGTTTGAAGTACTATTGCGTTCAAAAAAAACTCACCGTTATCCAATGGATATGATGGATGAGTTTATATTATTCGAAGAAAAAAACAAGGAATTACTGGATTGGTATGAAGAAGAGTTAATTTATTTTTGTCAAAAATATCCAACATATACGTTTAATTTTAATATTCATCCCCAACAATTTTTTCATCAGTCAACCTGGAATTTTTTAATCCGACTAAAGAAATTTTCCAAGCAAATAAATATTGAACTCACTGAGAAACCAATTGTCACTGAGGCATCCCAAACAAGTATTCAATATTATATGGAGCGCTATACTAGTCAAATTAGATCACTAGGCTACAAGATTTGTTTTGATGATATAGGATCTGGACAAAACACTTTGGAACTTATTTCAAGAAATATCGAAGCGATTACTTGTTTGAAGTTTTCGTTACAAGCATTTAAACAAACGGATATGAAAATATTACGTCAATTTTTAATTGCCTGGCAGCAGTTAGCCTGTAAGTACCACATTCGTTTAGTTGTTGAAGGAATTGAAGATAGAGAAGTCTCTAAAGAGCTTTTTAATCAAGGTATACATTGGCAACAAGGCTACTACTGGGCTAAGGCAGTTGACTTATAA